The following proteins are co-located in the Synechococcus sp. PROS-U-1 genome:
- a CDS encoding anthranilate phosphoribosyltransferase family protein — MTSAVLSGRDRFKQHLRKVGSGEHTSKGMSREEAADAMELMLQGEATPAQIGAFLIAHRIRRPEPQELTGMLDTYRAHGPVLQSAGGNRAPLCFGMPYDGRTRTAPIYPLTTLVLLACGQPVVLQGGDRMPIKYGVTAADLFRLLNLDLTGLPISVVADGFQQNGFALIHQPDHFPIAETLIGYREELGKRPPVASLELLWTPHQGDHLLVSGFVHPPTEARAWEALKQGGETDILTVKGLEGGTDLPIGRACITARVRNGEAERLILHPRDHGCHDADVEWADESTWAEQALNALQNKGPLCDALRWNAGAYLWFSGCSESLEQGIQRAESVMQTGKAQARLDQLCAWRSSLTIR; from the coding sequence TTGACGAGCGCAGTTCTCTCCGGCCGAGACCGCTTCAAACAGCACCTGCGCAAGGTGGGAAGCGGTGAACACACCAGCAAAGGCATGAGTCGCGAGGAAGCGGCTGATGCCATGGAGCTGATGCTGCAGGGCGAAGCGACGCCAGCACAGATCGGCGCCTTTCTGATTGCCCATCGCATCCGCCGGCCCGAACCCCAGGAACTCACGGGCATGTTGGACACCTACCGCGCCCATGGTCCGGTGCTGCAATCCGCAGGCGGCAATCGAGCACCGCTGTGTTTCGGCATGCCGTACGACGGGCGCACGCGGACAGCACCGATCTACCCACTCACCACACTGGTGCTTTTGGCCTGTGGCCAGCCGGTGGTTCTACAGGGCGGTGACCGGATGCCGATCAAATACGGCGTCACCGCTGCGGATCTGTTCCGCCTCCTTAATCTCGACCTCACGGGCCTGCCAATCAGCGTTGTTGCAGACGGCTTCCAGCAGAACGGCTTCGCCCTGATCCATCAACCGGATCACTTTCCCATTGCGGAAACACTGATCGGTTACCGCGAAGAACTGGGCAAGCGCCCCCCGGTCGCCAGTCTGGAACTGCTCTGGACTCCCCATCAAGGCGACCACCTTCTCGTCAGTGGCTTTGTACACCCCCCTACCGAAGCCCGCGCCTGGGAAGCCCTCAAGCAAGGCGGCGAGACCGATATCCTCACTGTGAAAGGTTTGGAGGGAGGAACCGACCTCCCGATCGGCCGGGCCTGCATCACGGCACGGGTGCGGAACGGTGAAGCGGAGCGGTTAATCCTGCATCCCCGCGACCATGGTTGCCATGACGCCGACGTCGAATGGGCTGACGAAAGCACCTGGGCCGAGCAGGCGCTGAACGCCCTGCAGAACAAAGGCCCTCTCTGCGATGCCCTGCGCTGGAATGCCGGCGCCTATTTGTGGTTCTCCGGTTGCAGTGAATCCCTGGAACAGGGCATTCAACGGGCGGAATCCGTCATGCAGACGGGCAAGGCCCAAGCCAGGCTGGATCAACTGTGCGCTTGGCGAAGCAGCTTGACCATCCGATAG
- the cynS gene encoding cyanase: MTVSAVPSTPSLSAPSQETVTATLMAAKKAKGMSFADLEAALGLDEVWIASLFYGQATASKEEADKLAALLSLDPAITAALQEFPTKGSLDPVIPTDPLIYRFYEIMQVYGMPLKDVIQEHFGDGIMSAIDFTLDVDKVEDPKGDRVKITMCGKFLPYKKW, translated from the coding sequence ATGACTGTTTCAGCTGTTCCTTCGACCCCGTCGTTGTCAGCTCCTTCTCAGGAGACCGTCACTGCCACCTTGATGGCTGCCAAGAAAGCCAAGGGCATGAGCTTTGCCGACCTGGAAGCGGCCTTGGGCCTTGATGAGGTCTGGATTGCTTCATTGTTCTACGGTCAAGCCACGGCTTCCAAGGAAGAGGCTGACAAGCTGGCTGCGCTTCTCTCCCTTGATCCGGCCATCACTGCGGCTTTGCAGGAGTTCCCCACCAAGGGAAGTCTTGATCCTGTGATCCCCACCGATCCCTTGATCTATCGCTTCTACGAGATCATGCAGGTCTATGGAATGCCTCTGAAGGATGTCATCCAGGAACACTTTGGTGATGGCATCATGAGCGCGATCGATTTCACCCTCGATGTCGACAAAGTGGAAGATCCCAAAGGTGATCGGGTCAAAATCACCATGTGCGGCAAGTTTCTGCCTTACAAAAAGTGGTGA
- a CDS encoding MFS transporter yields the protein MAAACWNVSLTCVAASLQRPRIPTLLSAFLTLLNDRLSESIVFPLLPFLLAQFAPDGRTLGLLAGSYALAQFLVTPLIGALSDRYGRRPVISICVAGSVLGLGLFAVTVSLPWPSQSLLPLMLLFAARIIDGISGGTAATASAVLADITPPDKRARAFGLIGVAFGLGFILGPFVGGQLARVAVALPVWIATAFAALNLLVVLNLLPETHPQDSRKSLPRKRDLNPFARLSQVLMNPSVGRLCAAFFLFFLAFNGFTAILVLYFKQRFGWGPELATTAFLVVGVVATVVQGGLIGPLVKRFGEWRLTLMGLGLVIIGCLLIPSVGSSERAGAIFTAVGILALGTGLVTPSLRSLVSRRLGREGQGSALGSLQALQSLGSFLGPPLAGLSYDLLGPVSPFAAAAVVLVLVIGLVAGSPLPDISDTQPSES from the coding sequence ATGGCAGCCGCCTGTTGGAATGTGAGTCTCACCTGCGTGGCAGCCAGCTTGCAGCGTCCTCGGATTCCCACACTGCTCAGCGCATTCCTCACGCTGCTCAACGACCGACTCAGCGAGAGCATTGTTTTTCCACTGTTGCCATTTCTGCTGGCCCAGTTCGCTCCAGACGGGCGAACCCTTGGTTTGCTAGCGGGAAGCTATGCACTCGCTCAGTTCCTGGTCACCCCGTTGATCGGAGCGCTGAGTGATCGTTACGGGCGGCGACCCGTGATCAGCATCTGCGTCGCAGGCTCCGTGCTGGGACTCGGGCTGTTTGCGGTGACCGTTTCGCTGCCTTGGCCTAGCCAAAGCCTTCTGCCCCTGATGCTGCTGTTCGCAGCACGCATCATTGACGGCATCAGTGGCGGAACAGCTGCAACGGCCAGCGCAGTGTTGGCCGACATCACGCCTCCCGACAAGCGGGCCCGTGCCTTCGGATTGATCGGCGTGGCCTTTGGCTTGGGTTTCATCCTTGGCCCCTTCGTCGGTGGACAACTGGCCCGGGTGGCAGTGGCACTCCCCGTTTGGATCGCCACAGCATTCGCTGCACTCAACCTCTTGGTGGTGCTCAATCTGCTGCCGGAAACCCATCCCCAGGACTCCCGCAAAAGCCTTCCCAGAAAACGCGACTTGAATCCATTTGCACGGCTGAGCCAAGTGCTGATGAACCCAAGCGTGGGTCGACTCTGCGCTGCATTTTTCCTGTTCTTCCTGGCCTTCAATGGATTCACAGCCATCCTTGTGCTCTATTTCAAGCAGCGCTTCGGCTGGGGCCCTGAGCTGGCCACCACAGCATTCCTGGTGGTGGGGGTGGTTGCCACCGTGGTGCAGGGAGGGCTGATCGGTCCTCTCGTGAAACGGTTTGGTGAATGGCGCCTGACCTTGATGGGTCTGGGCTTGGTGATCATTGGATGCCTGCTGATCCCCAGCGTGGGCTCATCAGAGCGGGCCGGTGCGATTTTCACCGCCGTTGGAATCCTTGCGCTGGGCACAGGCCTGGTCACACCCAGCCTGCGCAGCCTGGTGTCGCGACGCCTCGGCCGAGAGGGACAAGGCAGCGCCCTGGGAAGCCTTCAGGCCCTGCAAAGTTTGGGCAGTTTTCTCGGCCCACCCTTGGCGGGGTTGAGCTACGACCTGCTCGGTCCGGTGAGTCCCTTTGCAGCGGCGGCAGTTGTGCTGGTGCTCGTGATCGGCCTGGTGGCCGGAAGCCCGCTCCCGGACATCTCCGACACACAACCAAGCGAATCCTGA
- a CDS encoding cyanate hydratase, which yields MATLLQAQFLPATTAPQLMLERLYYAEGRHHPEHPRHGSFEGLSRLSRP from the coding sequence ATGGCCACCCTGCTCCAAGCGCAATTCCTTCCCGCGACCACAGCCCCCCAACTGATGCTCGAACGGCTCTATTACGCCGAAGGCCGCCATCACCCAGAGCATCCACGGCATGGCAGCTTCGAGGGGTTATCGCGGCTGAGCAGGCCCTGA
- a CDS encoding GNAT family N-acetyltransferase, with translation MALRPIAPEDQALLREIYADAIESQAPLLYTDAQVRAWAALAWLPGVLDATFREGSGWLTTDGSAFAIRHPEDRLSLLYCRGRASRRGHGSALLNQIEADARAAGIRHFRTEASQFSRPLLERLGWRVESPETILIGGVPFERYRMVKLLRQAHS, from the coding sequence ATGGCTTTGCGTCCGATTGCTCCGGAGGATCAAGCGCTTCTGCGGGAGATCTATGCCGACGCGATCGAATCGCAGGCGCCTCTTCTCTATACCGACGCACAAGTCAGGGCCTGGGCTGCTTTGGCGTGGTTGCCCGGCGTGCTCGACGCCACGTTCCGTGAGGGCTCGGGATGGCTCACCACCGATGGTTCAGCGTTTGCGATCCGTCATCCTGAAGACCGTCTGTCGCTGCTCTACTGCCGAGGTCGGGCATCGCGGCGCGGCCATGGCAGTGCACTTCTCAATCAGATTGAAGCGGATGCGAGGGCGGCGGGAATCCGTCATTTCCGCACGGAGGCCAGTCAGTTCAGCCGACCGTTGCTGGAGCGCCTTGGCTGGCGGGTGGAGTCTCCGGAAACGATCCTGATCGGAGGCGTTCCTTTTGAGCGCTATCGGATGGTCAAGCTGCTTCGCCAAGCGCACAGTTGA
- the ppk1 gene encoding polyphosphate kinase 1, which yields MLRFNQRNERQAVQPMCAAALAPEHYINRELSWIAFNERVLAQALDPRTPLLDQAKFSAIFSNNLDEFFMVRVASLKSQVEAGVSKPSEDGKSPLEQLLAIREQLIPLLKQQQVHYRQYLKPKLLEHNVALLDYKQLNDDQRNWVDNTFQTSVFPVLTPLAVDPAHPFPFVSNLSLNVAAVVVDPETGQRQFARVKVPQKNLARFIAIPSELSGTEDKPVHTAIALEQVIAFNLEVLFPGMTIEGHYFFRVTRDADLELRDLEADDLMLALEQGLRKRRMGGEVVRLEVPNEMPRDVVEMLMTGLSVEEEDLYVIDGPLGLDDLFGLTGLSLPKLKSRTQGGQTPAVLARSQQHLVEEGAIKADEFESIFSVIRRQDILLHHPYELFSTTVEEFINQAADDPQVMGIKMTLYRTSKDSPIIAALIRAAENGKQVMALVELKARFDEDNNIQWARHLEQSGVHVVYGVLGLKTHTKIVLVVRKEKEKLQSYAHIGTGNYNSKTSKLYTDLGLLTANQELGQDLVELFNYLTGFSKQQSFRRLLVAPVTLRKGMELLIRREIEHAQQGRQAVIRAKMNSLVDPSIISLLYEASQAGVVIELIIRGMCSLYPGRQGLSENIRVISIIGQFLEHSRIFSFANGGSPEVYIGSADWMSRNLDRRIEAVTPIEDPEHRQKLERLLQLYLDDNQGAWDMQSDGTFVQRKPENKTSERNSQIDLVKEWSNGIQSE from the coding sequence TTGCTACGTTTCAACCAACGAAACGAACGCCAGGCCGTTCAACCCATGTGCGCAGCAGCCCTTGCCCCGGAGCATTACATCAACCGGGAGCTGAGCTGGATCGCCTTCAACGAGAGGGTCTTGGCTCAGGCCCTTGATCCACGCACCCCCTTGCTGGATCAAGCCAAATTCAGCGCCATCTTCAGCAACAACCTCGACGAATTCTTCATGGTTCGCGTGGCGTCCCTGAAGTCACAGGTGGAGGCTGGCGTCAGCAAACCGAGTGAGGATGGCAAGTCACCCCTGGAGCAGCTGCTTGCGATCCGAGAGCAACTCATTCCCCTGCTGAAGCAGCAACAGGTGCATTACCGCCAATACTTGAAGCCGAAGCTGCTGGAACACAACGTTGCGCTGCTCGATTACAAACAACTGAACGACGACCAACGCAACTGGGTTGACAACACCTTCCAGACGTCGGTGTTCCCAGTGCTGACACCCCTGGCTGTCGATCCAGCCCATCCTTTCCCGTTTGTCAGCAACCTGAGCCTGAACGTTGCCGCGGTGGTTGTTGATCCAGAAACAGGTCAACGTCAATTTGCACGGGTCAAAGTTCCGCAGAAGAATCTGGCCCGGTTCATCGCCATCCCCTCAGAACTGAGCGGAACTGAGGACAAACCAGTTCACACCGCCATTGCTCTCGAGCAGGTGATCGCCTTCAACCTTGAGGTGCTGTTTCCCGGCATGACGATCGAAGGTCACTACTTCTTCCGCGTGACGCGGGATGCGGATCTGGAACTGAGGGATCTGGAAGCCGATGACCTGATGCTGGCCCTGGAACAAGGGCTGCGGAAACGACGGATGGGCGGTGAGGTGGTGCGCCTCGAAGTTCCCAACGAGATGCCCAGAGACGTTGTGGAGATGCTGATGACCGGGCTGAGCGTGGAAGAGGAAGACCTTTACGTGATCGATGGACCCCTGGGCCTGGACGACCTCTTCGGGCTGACCGGGCTATCACTGCCGAAACTCAAAAGTCGTACCCAGGGAGGCCAAACACCGGCTGTGCTTGCACGCAGTCAGCAGCACCTGGTTGAAGAGGGCGCGATCAAAGCGGATGAATTCGAATCGATCTTCTCGGTGATTCGCCGTCAAGACATCCTTCTGCATCATCCCTACGAGCTCTTCTCCACAACCGTCGAAGAGTTCATCAATCAGGCAGCGGACGATCCCCAGGTGATGGGCATCAAGATGACGCTCTACCGCACCTCCAAAGACTCTCCGATCATTGCTGCCCTGATCCGTGCTGCTGAAAACGGCAAGCAGGTGATGGCACTGGTGGAGTTGAAAGCGCGATTTGACGAGGACAACAACATTCAATGGGCCCGGCACCTGGAGCAGTCGGGGGTTCACGTTGTCTACGGCGTGCTTGGGCTCAAAACGCACACCAAGATCGTTCTGGTGGTTCGTAAGGAGAAAGAGAAGCTGCAGAGCTATGCGCACATCGGCACTGGCAACTACAACTCAAAAACGTCCAAGCTCTACACCGACCTGGGCCTACTCACAGCCAACCAAGAGCTGGGGCAAGACTTGGTGGAACTATTCAATTACCTCACCGGGTTTTCGAAACAACAAAGCTTCCGTCGGTTGCTCGTGGCCCCCGTCACGTTGCGAAAAGGAATGGAGCTGTTGATCCGCCGAGAGATTGAGCATGCCCAGCAAGGTCGACAGGCTGTGATCCGAGCCAAAATGAATTCCCTGGTTGACCCCAGCATCATTTCGCTGCTCTATGAAGCATCCCAAGCTGGGGTCGTGATCGAATTGATCATTCGGGGCATGTGCAGCTTGTATCCCGGTCGCCAGGGTCTGAGTGAAAACATTCGTGTGATCAGCATCATCGGCCAGTTCCTGGAACACTCCAGAATTTTTTCGTTTGCCAATGGCGGCTCTCCAGAGGTTTATATCGGCAGTGCCGACTGGATGAGCCGCAATCTGGACCGCCGCATTGAAGCGGTCACACCGATCGAAGATCCAGAACATCGCCAAAAACTGGAACGCCTGCTGCAGCTTTACCTGGACGACAACCAGGGCGCCTGGGACATGCAAAGCGACGGCACTTTTGTGCAGCGCAAACCAGAGAACAAGACCTCAGAACGCAATAGCCAGATTGATTTAGTCAAAGAATGGAGCAACGGCATCCAATCCGAATAA